In Colwellia sp. PAMC 20917, a single genomic region encodes these proteins:
- a CDS encoding CC0125/CC1285 family lipoprotein, producing the protein MKSFIPFLFVTLLISACASQPDYRPATKGSSGYSEQKITSDRYRVQFKIISNSVADAADYALLRSAELTQKQGFDWFVVTNKETFVESQKVEVASAFGLSHQQRIERRCGLFNCETYQRPHSEIGIAFNSGNNRKEVHSILEIRMGKGIMPNESTYSAVDVIENLSQKLDKH; encoded by the coding sequence ATGAAATCATTTATTCCCTTTTTATTCGTAACTTTATTAATATCAGCTTGTGCTTCTCAACCTGACTACCGCCCTGCAACTAAAGGGTCATCAGGTTATAGTGAGCAAAAAATTACCAGTGATAGGTATCGTGTACAATTTAAAATCATCTCTAACAGTGTCGCTGATGCAGCTGATTATGCGCTATTAAGATCCGCGGAGCTCACTCAAAAGCAAGGTTTTGATTGGTTTGTCGTGACCAATAAAGAAACTTTTGTTGAGTCTCAAAAAGTAGAGGTTGCCTCTGCGTTTGGTTTATCGCATCAACAGCGCATTGAACGCCGTTGTGGCCTATTCAACTGTGAAACCTACCAACGTCCACATAGTGAAATAGGAATTGCCTTTAATAGCGGCAATAACCGTAAAGAAGTGCATAGTATTTTAGAGATTCGAATGGGCAAAGGCATTATGCCTAATGAATCGACTTATAGCGCCGTTGATGTGATTGAAAACTTGTCACAAAAACTGGATAAGCATTAG
- a CDS encoding FKBP-type peptidyl-prolyl cis-trans isomerase, translating into MKYVVLVIIIALVIFFISKSSNDKKAAVENIAIANQFLATNKTLENVVETASGLQYLVLEKGDGLKHPSASSKVKVHYHGSLLDGSVFDSSVDRGEPISFGLNQVIPGWTEGLQLMVVGDKFKFFIPSSLGYGNKSAGKITPGSLLIFEVTLLDIQ; encoded by the coding sequence ATGAAATATGTTGTATTGGTTATAATTATTGCCTTGGTAATTTTCTTTATTTCAAAAAGTTCAAATGATAAAAAAGCCGCGGTTGAAAATATAGCGATAGCTAACCAGTTCTTAGCTACAAATAAAACCCTTGAAAATGTTGTTGAAACAGCTTCAGGTTTGCAATATCTAGTATTGGAAAAAGGTGATGGATTAAAGCACCCAAGTGCCAGTTCAAAAGTGAAAGTGCATTATCATGGCTCTTTACTCGATGGCAGTGTATTTGACAGCTCAGTTGATCGCGGTGAACCCATTAGTTTTGGCTTAAACCAAGTGATACCTGGCTGGACTGAAGGTCTTCAATTAATGGTTGTTGGTGATAAATTTAAGTTTTTTATTCCATCTAGCTTAGGCTATGGCAATAAATCTGCAGGAAAAATAACCCCCGGTTCGTTACTTATTTTTGAAGTGACACTACTCGACATTCAGTAA
- a CDS encoding YoaK family protein: protein MISKLPRWVEYGSFVLALVAGFINAVGLLGFNHQSISHLSGTATLLGVGVLNSSFSNTLHLVLILLSFLVGSAISGYFLNSGSLKLGRNYSRLLILEAIIIFASMYFLSKGSLFGHYLASAACGLQNALVTTYSGAVVRTTHVTGLFTDLGLMLGSRLRGELFDKRKAVLFLLIITGFIVGGGFGAYFFSMFKFNALLIPAVICLLLALFYSVYSAKVSS, encoded by the coding sequence GTGATATCAAAATTACCTCGGTGGGTAGAGTATGGCTCGTTTGTTTTAGCACTGGTTGCGGGCTTTATTAACGCTGTTGGACTTTTAGGATTTAATCACCAATCTATTTCACACTTATCTGGAACAGCAACACTGCTTGGCGTAGGTGTTTTAAACTCAAGTTTTTCTAATACGCTTCATTTGGTTTTAATTCTGCTTAGCTTCTTAGTAGGCTCTGCCATATCAGGCTATTTCCTAAATAGTGGTTCGTTAAAGTTGGGTCGTAATTACAGTCGACTGCTTATCTTGGAGGCAATCATTATTTTCGCATCAATGTATTTCTTATCCAAGGGATCACTATTTGGCCATTATTTAGCTTCAGCTGCATGTGGGCTTCAAAATGCACTAGTGACAACCTATAGTGGCGCTGTTGTTCGAACAACACATGTAACTGGGTTATTTACCGATCTTGGTCTTATGTTAGGTTCAAGACTTCGAGGCGAACTCTTTGATAAAAGAAAGGCGGTATTGTTTCTACTGATAATAACGGGATTTATTGTTGGTGGGGGATTCGGTGCTTATTTTTTCAGTATGTTTAAGTTTAATGCTTTATTAATTCCTGCTGTTATTTGCTTGCTATTAGCATTGTTCTATTCAGTTTACAGTGCAAAGGTGAGTAGTTAA
- a CDS encoding glycerophosphodiester phosphodiesterase, with protein MDKKILKIGHRGAMGHEPENTLRSFKKALALNVDAIELDVYVCKTGELVVIHDDKVDRTTNGIGYTEDKTFVELRQLDAGKGELIPTLEEVLDLVDKSVIVNIELKGRSTAIATYQVIDKYIKEKGWSELDFMVSSFDHHELNKFKHLYPQIPIGVLLEGVPLSYADCAVELNAQSINLSLDFINQDFVDDAHQKGLQVYVYTVNDYDDIAKVKELNIDGIFCNFPERL; from the coding sequence TTGGATAAAAAGATACTAAAAATAGGACATCGTGGCGCAATGGGTCATGAACCTGAAAACACGCTAAGGTCTTTTAAAAAAGCATTAGCGTTAAATGTTGATGCGATCGAATTAGATGTATATGTATGTAAAACAGGTGAACTTGTTGTTATACATGACGATAAAGTAGACAGAACAACTAATGGTATAGGCTATACTGAAGATAAAACCTTTGTTGAGCTAAGACAACTAGACGCGGGAAAAGGTGAACTTATACCAACACTTGAAGAAGTCTTGGATCTTGTTGATAAAAGCGTGATAGTAAATATAGAATTAAAGGGAAGAAGTACCGCAATTGCAACGTATCAGGTAATAGATAAATACATAAAAGAAAAGGGCTGGTCTGAGCTTGATTTTATGGTTTCTTCATTTGATCATCATGAATTAAATAAATTTAAACATTTGTATCCTCAAATACCCATCGGTGTTTTGCTTGAAGGCGTTCCTCTTTCTTATGCTGATTGTGCCGTTGAACTTAATGCTCAATCCATCAACTTAAGTCTAGATTTTATCAATCAGGACTTTGTTGATGACGCACATCAAAAAGGGTTACAAGTTTATGTTTATACGGTTAATGACTATGATGACATTGCCAAAGTAAAAGAATTAAATATCGATGGTATTTTTTGTAATTTTCCAGAAAGATTATAA
- a CDS encoding tetratricopeptide repeat-containing sulfotransferase family protein, whose protein sequence is MIQKGHLSQAAKNLEDMLEENPGHIEGVYCLAVCQRKQQKYNLAMASLDQILIKQPDHGRAHQEQGYTHKAMANTSQAIASFEKAVALNPALFGSWRALADQPGYPMHQEAKKRADWLSSLPPALVSVSSLIYQKQLHRAEWLCRHFLKDNPHQPEAMRLLAELGTKFQILDDAEFLLASCLEFEPNYKRARLDYVHVLHKRQKFNKALEQAKILLDSDPENATFKIGLGNAQQATGDFEAAISTFESVLDSNAANYSIYLTLGHALKTMGRVEDAIQAYRKSYDLKPDFGDAFWSLANLKTYRFTSDERQQMRVQEASATTSINDKIHFCFALGKDLEDSELFDEAFSFYHRGNKLKSEQDKFDSKSLELSFEFQKNNFDAAFFNRHKQTGCSAADPIFIVGLPRAGSTLLEQILSSHSQVDGTMELANIIGLAHRLNGRQATRDTPKYPSILSNITAADLTKMGELYIEETRHHRQGAMFFIDKMPNNFRHIALINLILPNAKIIDARRDALSCCFSGFKQLFGEGQQFSYDLEDIGHYYRSYVELMDHWDKELPGKILRVQYEDVVADLESQVRRILDYCGLPFEQACIDFHTNKRAVRTPSSEQVRQPIYQSGLEQWRNYESHLTPLKKALKS, encoded by the coding sequence TTGATTCAAAAAGGCCACTTAAGCCAAGCAGCTAAGAACCTAGAAGATATGCTTGAGGAAAATCCAGGGCATATTGAAGGTGTTTATTGTCTTGCAGTCTGTCAGCGTAAACAACAAAAATATAATCTGGCTATGGCAAGTCTTGATCAAATTCTTATAAAACAACCGGACCATGGCCGGGCGCATCAAGAGCAAGGTTATACTCACAAAGCAATGGCGAACACTAGCCAAGCGATAGCATCCTTTGAAAAAGCAGTCGCCTTAAATCCAGCTTTGTTTGGAAGTTGGCGCGCTTTAGCAGACCAACCTGGTTATCCGATGCATCAGGAAGCAAAAAAACGTGCTGATTGGCTCTCCAGTTTGCCGCCAGCATTAGTTTCTGTTTCTAGCTTAATATATCAAAAGCAATTACATCGCGCTGAATGGCTCTGTCGTCATTTTCTCAAAGACAATCCCCATCAACCAGAAGCTATGCGCTTATTGGCTGAGTTAGGAACAAAGTTTCAAATTCTTGATGACGCGGAATTCTTATTAGCCAGCTGCCTTGAATTTGAACCAAATTACAAAAGAGCACGCCTTGACTATGTTCATGTTCTGCATAAACGACAAAAATTTAATAAGGCACTTGAGCAAGCAAAAATTCTATTAGATTCAGACCCGGAAAATGCAACGTTTAAAATTGGTCTCGGCAATGCGCAACAAGCCACTGGAGATTTTGAAGCAGCTATAAGTACCTTTGAAAGTGTATTGGATAGCAACGCAGCTAATTATTCTATCTATTTAACTCTCGGCCATGCATTAAAAACGATGGGGCGTGTTGAAGACGCGATCCAAGCTTACCGTAAAAGCTACGATCTCAAACCTGACTTTGGTGATGCTTTCTGGAGTTTGGCCAATTTAAAAACTTACCGATTTACCTCTGATGAACGTCAGCAAATGAGGGTTCAAGAAGCAAGCGCGACTACATCGATAAATGATAAAATTCATTTTTGCTTTGCGCTTGGCAAAGATTTAGAAGACAGTGAGCTCTTTGACGAAGCCTTCTCTTTTTACCATCGCGGCAACAAACTCAAGAGCGAGCAAGACAAATTTGACAGCAAATCTCTCGAGTTATCGTTTGAATTTCAGAAAAATAATTTTGACGCTGCGTTTTTCAATCGCCATAAACAAACCGGTTGCTCTGCTGCAGATCCTATATTTATTGTTGGACTACCCAGAGCGGGGTCGACACTTTTAGAACAAATACTCTCTTCACACTCACAGGTCGATGGGACAATGGAATTGGCCAACATTATCGGTCTAGCACATCGCTTAAATGGTCGACAAGCCACGCGTGACACCCCCAAATACCCGAGTATTCTAAGCAATATTACTGCTGCTGACCTCACTAAAATGGGCGAGCTGTATATTGAAGAGACTCGGCATCATCGCCAAGGAGCAATGTTCTTTATCGATAAAATGCCAAACAATTTCCGGCATATTGCGCTTATCAATCTGATCTTGCCTAATGCGAAAATTATCGATGCGAGACGTGATGCTTTGTCCTGTTGTTTTAGTGGTTTCAAACAATTGTTTGGTGAGGGGCAGCAGTTTTCCTATGATCTTGAAGACATTGGACATTATTATCGAAGTTATGTTGAGTTGATGGACCATTGGGACAAAGAATTACCCGGTAAGATTTTACGTGTGCAGTATGAAGATGTGGTTGCCGATCTTGAAAGCCAAGTTAGGCGCATATTAGACTATTGTGGACTGCCTTTTGAGCAGGCTTGTATTGATTTTCATACAAATAAACGCGCTGTTCGCACGCCTAGCTCTGAGCAAGTTCGACAACCTATTTATCAAAGTGGTCTTGAACAATGGCGTAATTATGAGTCTCATTTAACACCATTAAAAAAAGCACTAAAAAGCTAG
- a CDS encoding TonB-dependent receptor — protein MYHKNRPVKTVLTMAIALALSSSAVQAQEKSKAEDKKVETERQIETITVTSTRRSENQQAVPLAVQAISGAQLQQLGIDSFEDYIALLPGVSSEGQGPGKQETYIRGVSAGRADVRLAGIGGEPSVAFYLDETPITTPGRNIDLYAVDLQRIEVLKGPQGTLFGASSQAGTVRLITNKPELNEFRAGGEVGMSSTKSGGISNKTEGYVNLPIIEDEFAIRIAAYNSTDGGFIDNALSTTQLPLTNPALGGSVPSSRQVVSNSTLAKDDYNEATHRGVRISGLWQINDEWDLLVQHTNQQLDTEGSFEYDPSISTEDDLNTATFSPTAGDDKVDLTQWTLNGMLGGLEVIYNGSFTNRTFQGNTDYTAYIEIGPYVPYYICSYPGYDECFSPVMTTSEQFETERVVHEIRVATNAEDRFRAIGGVFYDDQQLNTLTDFTYAGSIAAGFSPNFPIPGAFTNTDGSARPPGVTYFNDYQSDREEMSVFGELAYDVTEEVTVTVGARHYNIEMGLMGQSPFGQRASGPEADAGTNVDSRLAGLSPATISGTIYKANIRWEMNADAMFYATYSEGFRGGGFNRAVGTGGIPATFDTDDVVSVELGWKTTWLNNTLRFNGAIYNVDFSDMQQGVLDLSIANSSFFDNVGSADINGVEFELNWAATDNVDLFGSFSYIDSELTDIPNTLVNITPVGSNLPYAPENEGVVGARYYQNIGDFAAVFQGVFKWTDSRFNSLVAADRVELPSYNQVNLSASIGKDDWKATLFIDNATDSLGQVAAGSADNVFRVSPTRPRTVGFRISYDY, from the coding sequence ATGTATCATAAAAACCGACCAGTTAAAACCGTATTGACCATGGCAATCGCTCTTGCATTGAGTAGTAGTGCCGTTCAAGCTCAGGAAAAGAGTAAAGCAGAAGACAAAAAAGTTGAGACTGAGCGCCAGATCGAAACTATAACGGTTACTTCAACTCGCCGTTCAGAAAACCAACAAGCAGTGCCGCTTGCTGTTCAAGCCATTAGTGGAGCACAACTTCAGCAACTGGGTATTGACAGCTTTGAAGATTATATTGCATTACTACCGGGTGTTAGCTCTGAAGGTCAAGGTCCTGGTAAGCAAGAAACCTATATCCGTGGTGTATCCGCCGGTCGTGCTGATGTTAGACTTGCAGGCATAGGGGGCGAGCCAAGCGTTGCTTTTTACCTTGATGAAACTCCAATCACTACTCCAGGTCGTAATATAGATTTATATGCGGTTGATCTGCAACGTATCGAAGTGTTAAAAGGTCCTCAAGGCACATTGTTTGGTGCTAGTTCACAGGCAGGTACCGTTCGCCTTATTACCAACAAACCGGAATTGAACGAATTTAGAGCCGGTGGCGAGGTAGGTATGTCATCGACCAAGAGTGGTGGCATCAGTAATAAAACTGAAGGTTATGTCAATCTTCCTATTATAGAAGATGAGTTTGCCATACGAATTGCAGCTTATAATTCTACTGATGGTGGGTTTATTGATAATGCGCTGTCTACAACGCAATTACCATTAACTAATCCAGCACTGGGTGGCAGCGTTCCTTCATCTCGACAAGTAGTCAGTAACTCTACACTTGCAAAAGATGATTACAATGAAGCGACACACCGTGGCGTCAGAATTAGTGGCTTATGGCAAATCAACGACGAATGGGATTTGTTAGTACAGCACACAAACCAACAGTTAGATACTGAAGGTTCTTTTGAATATGATCCGTCTATCAGCACTGAAGACGACTTAAATACAGCCACTTTTTCGCCGACGGCTGGTGATGATAAAGTTGACCTAACACAGTGGACATTGAATGGAATGCTTGGCGGCCTTGAAGTTATTTATAACGGCTCGTTCACCAACCGCACGTTCCAAGGTAATACTGACTATACTGCTTATATAGAAATAGGACCATATGTTCCTTACTACATTTGTAGTTACCCAGGTTATGATGAATGCTTTAGTCCTGTGATGACTACTTCTGAGCAGTTTGAAACAGAACGCGTTGTGCACGAAATTCGTGTTGCAACCAATGCGGAAGACCGTTTTAGAGCGATTGGTGGTGTTTTCTATGATGATCAGCAACTTAATACGTTAACTGACTTTACTTATGCGGGTTCTATCGCCGCTGGATTTTCACCAAACTTCCCAATACCGGGTGCTTTCACTAACACCGATGGCAGTGCTCGACCGCCGGGCGTAACTTATTTCAATGATTATCAATCAGACCGTGAAGAAATGTCTGTATTTGGTGAGCTTGCTTACGACGTTACTGAAGAGGTAACCGTAACAGTTGGTGCACGTCACTATAATATTGAAATGGGCTTGATGGGACAATCTCCTTTCGGTCAAAGAGCATCTGGACCAGAGGCAGATGCCGGAACCAATGTTGATTCAAGACTGGCTGGTTTATCGCCTGCAACGATATCGGGAACGATTTACAAAGCCAATATACGCTGGGAAATGAATGCTGACGCGATGTTTTATGCTACGTATTCTGAAGGCTTTAGAGGCGGTGGATTCAATCGTGCAGTTGGCACTGGTGGCATTCCTGCTACTTTTGATACCGATGATGTTGTTAGTGTTGAATTAGGCTGGAAAACAACTTGGCTTAATAATACTTTGCGTTTTAATGGCGCGATATACAATGTTGATTTCAGTGACATGCAGCAAGGCGTTCTTGATCTTAGTATCGCTAATAGCTCATTCTTTGATAATGTTGGTTCTGCTGATATCAATGGTGTTGAATTTGAACTTAACTGGGCTGCGACCGATAATGTCGACCTTTTTGGCTCATTTAGTTACATTGATTCAGAGTTGACTGATATTCCAAACACCTTAGTTAATATAACACCAGTAGGGTCTAATCTCCCTTACGCACCAGAAAATGAAGGTGTGGTTGGCGCGCGTTACTATCAAAATATCGGCGACTTTGCTGCTGTTTTTCAAGGCGTATTTAAATGGACAGACTCACGTTTTAATAGCTTAGTTGCTGCTGATCGTGTTGAGTTACCGTCTTATAATCAAGTTAACCTATCTGCCTCTATTGGAAAAGATGACTGGAAAGCAACACTCTTTATTGACAATGCTACCGATTCTCTTGGACAAGTTGCTGCGGGTTCAGCTGATAATGTCTTTAGGGTTTCACCAACGAGACCTCGCACAGTTGGCTTCAGAATAAGCTATGATTATTAG
- a CDS encoding MFS transporter: MSNRPPQQLNIIIAMYLGYAAMMICRQMVTILSPALLADETLALTKTNLGDFAAYGTLGALVGKLIWGPLADIIGGRFTFLIGIFLTALFVIAFGLSPNVMAFTVFSFLLYCTKSSGWPAMTKLVGEWYHPHHYGRVWSIISTSSRFSVVLATLFFGWLLSFMDWRSVAFIAAAFGLVVFIGCYFFLQEKPENPNFFREIESDHTDTSAEGIALAKAAKQAVDNKYNHPLQDTSMGAGMLAFIKSPRVWLVVLMLMMLTCMMAFLDFVAVYLMETYQLSPSQAAMASTIFPVGSLAGLLASIAFYDRFSKKGIRTVLTIAMTLSLLSILTLKYLSWFDLSVEVNYIVALSAIFLFAFSISPAYYLPMSIFSIEYGGPHSAKLVSFIDAFGFAASATFAFIGGRLADSAGGWSSFMNMLILISAVGIISVWAFMHAEYKAAKSGESVVK, encoded by the coding sequence ATGTCTAACCGACCCCCACAGCAATTAAATATTATTATCGCCATGTATCTTGGCTATGCCGCCATGATGATTTGTCGTCAAATGGTCACTATTCTTAGTCCTGCCTTGCTTGCCGATGAAACCTTAGCCTTAACAAAAACTAATCTGGGTGATTTTGCTGCTTATGGTACTTTAGGTGCATTGGTTGGCAAGCTCATTTGGGGACCCCTTGCTGATATTATAGGTGGGCGCTTTACTTTTTTGATTGGCATTTTTCTAACGGCGCTCTTTGTTATTGCTTTTGGACTCTCTCCTAATGTAATGGCTTTTACTGTTTTTTCATTCCTATTGTACTGTACAAAATCTTCAGGTTGGCCAGCGATGACCAAACTGGTTGGAGAATGGTATCACCCTCATCATTACGGGCGAGTTTGGAGTATTATTTCTACCAGTTCTAGATTCAGTGTTGTGTTAGCGACTTTATTCTTTGGTTGGTTATTAAGCTTTATGGATTGGCGTTCAGTCGCTTTCATCGCTGCGGCTTTTGGACTGGTTGTTTTTATTGGTTGTTATTTTTTTCTACAAGAAAAACCAGAAAACCCCAACTTTTTTAGAGAAATTGAAAGTGATCATACTGATACCAGTGCCGAAGGTATAGCGCTAGCCAAAGCAGCAAAGCAGGCAGTTGATAACAAATATAACCACCCACTTCAAGATACGAGTATGGGTGCAGGTATGTTGGCATTTATTAAAAGTCCAAGAGTTTGGCTCGTGGTGCTAATGCTAATGATGCTTACTTGTATGATGGCCTTTTTAGACTTTGTTGCCGTTTATCTTATGGAAACCTATCAATTATCTCCTTCACAAGCAGCAATGGCTTCTACTATCTTCCCCGTAGGTTCTTTGGCTGGATTGTTAGCTTCGATAGCATTTTACGACCGATTTTCAAAGAAAGGTATTCGCACCGTATTAACGATAGCAATGACTCTGAGTTTATTGAGTATCCTGACCCTGAAGTATTTATCTTGGTTTGATTTGAGTGTTGAAGTGAATTACATTGTCGCTTTGAGCGCAATTTTCTTATTCGCCTTTTCAATTTCTCCCGCTTATTACCTACCTATGTCAATATTCTCTATCGAATATGGTGGACCCCACAGTGCAAAATTGGTGAGTTTTATTGATGCTTTTGGTTTTGCGGCCAGTGCAACATTTGCTTTTATTGGCGGCAGGTTAGCTGATAGTGCGGGTGGTTGGTCTAGCTTTATGAATATGCTTATATTGATTTCAGCTGTGGGTATTATATCTGTTTGGGCATTTATGCATGCGGAATATAAAGCGGCAAAGTCAGGGGAAAGTGTCGTCAAGTAA
- a CDS encoding AAA family ATPase, giving the protein MAIMKKALKTTSKLNEVHRYDQCNFLVLCFLQKVLQECAVINTSINDLIDDCVLKKALLQLGMPKRLLTSREILSKQYFLWIEKQVSQVNAKQLFGQNYYQNLNTLAKQTNNPRLYFRLYLFSYLKLMSEPFNDIADELASEYQDDATATFVLLRAIGVTDADIQSIATGTHRDENSISSLLTNNDESIHSAQYSHINVNIFLSRIELPNKYLEAIKTIKTLSSVEALIRHCYQLDYETKLKPKDFAVEQFIPLYQYLDDAISFKKQGVNILLHGQPGVGKTELVKTLAKALNCDLFDISHSNDEYSQDNISKTMVNEIERTQTICGQLKNIILFVDECDDFFHENPLSGRNLRKHQVNKLLENTPIPTIWVTNRPYSLEDAYIRRFDMVLEVTSPEAESYERKVRQLSRGLRLSSEFIAHICQHKSLSIAHIEKAIKVTKTFYLTASDAQEQITVLLNGYLNAGGYKKLQIQPVNKLLEYDLSLTNSIGHDLKVVQKGINRLGESRILLYGPPGTGKSAYAKFLSKDLGLSLIMKRGSDLLGPYVGETEKNIAAAFEEATDKNAILLLDEVDSFLNSREGHSQNWESSMVNEMLTQMETFEGVFIATTNFNQKLDYAVARRFDFKIKLDYLLPAQTLKMFKQFVYYSSKVAREQLLKLNNLTPGDFAVVARKCSLLGKFDEDTVLALLQQESAYKQPIAKPIGFI; this is encoded by the coding sequence ATGGCTATTATGAAAAAAGCTCTAAAAACTACGTCTAAGTTAAATGAAGTTCATCGATATGATCAATGTAACTTTTTAGTATTGTGTTTCTTGCAAAAAGTACTGCAAGAATGCGCCGTTATTAATACCTCTATAAATGATTTAATTGACGATTGTGTATTAAAGAAAGCGCTATTACAGCTAGGAATGCCAAAACGTTTATTAACATCTAGGGAAATATTAAGTAAACAATATTTTTTGTGGATAGAAAAACAAGTTTCACAAGTAAATGCCAAGCAATTATTCGGTCAAAATTACTATCAAAATCTTAATACCCTTGCCAAACAAACCAATAACCCACGATTATATTTTAGGTTGTATTTATTTTCATATCTTAAATTAATGAGTGAACCATTTAACGATATTGCTGATGAATTAGCATCTGAGTATCAAGATGACGCGACGGCCACATTTGTATTACTTAGAGCAATTGGTGTAACCGATGCTGATATTCAAAGCATTGCTACAGGTACACATAGGGATGAGAATAGTATCAGTAGCTTGTTAACTAATAATGATGAAAGTATTCATTCTGCCCAATATAGCCATATTAATGTAAATATATTTCTATCAAGAATTGAGCTTCCTAACAAATATCTAGAAGCGATTAAAACAATAAAAACATTAAGTTCTGTTGAGGCACTAATTAGACATTGTTATCAACTTGACTATGAAACGAAGCTAAAACCGAAAGATTTTGCTGTTGAACAATTTATACCGCTGTATCAATATTTAGACGATGCGATATCATTTAAAAAGCAGGGGGTAAACATTTTACTACATGGTCAGCCAGGCGTAGGTAAAACGGAACTTGTGAAAACGTTAGCTAAGGCATTAAATTGTGATTTATTCGATATAAGCCACAGCAATGATGAATATTCTCAAGACAATATATCGAAAACGATGGTAAATGAAATTGAAAGAACCCAAACAATATGTGGGCAACTAAAAAACATTATTCTGTTTGTTGATGAGTGTGATGATTTTTTCCATGAAAATCCACTATCAGGCCGTAATCTACGTAAGCATCAAGTTAATAAGTTGCTTGAAAACACACCAATACCTACTATTTGGGTAACCAATCGACCTTATTCTCTGGAAGATGCGTACATACGTCGTTTTGATATGGTGCTTGAAGTTACATCACCGGAAGCTGAGAGTTATGAACGTAAAGTCAGACAACTTAGTAGAGGATTACGCTTGTCTAGCGAATTTATTGCTCATATATGTCAACACAAAAGCTTATCTATCGCTCATATTGAGAAAGCGATAAAGGTAACTAAAACCTTTTACTTAACTGCTAGTGATGCCCAAGAACAAATAACCGTATTATTAAACGGTTATTTAAATGCGGGAGGCTATAAAAAATTACAAATTCAGCCTGTAAATAAGCTATTAGAATATGACTTGTCGTTAACCAATAGTATAGGGCATGACTTAAAAGTTGTTCAAAAGGGAATTAATCGGTTAGGTGAGTCTCGTATATTATTATATGGACCTCCAGGTACGGGTAAATCCGCTTATGCGAAATTTTTATCTAAAGATTTAGGCTTATCCTTAATAATGAAACGAGGCTCTGATTTGTTAGGACCTTATGTTGGTGAAACAGAAAAAAATATTGCCGCAGCCTTTGAAGAAGCCACAGACAAAAATGCCATTTTGTTACTCGATGAAGTTGATAGTTTTTTAAATTCAAGAGAAGGTCATAGTCAAAACTGGGAGTCGTCAATGGTTAATGAAATGCTTACTCAAATGGAAACATTTGAGGGCGTTTTTATCGCAACCACCAACTTTAATCAAAAATTAGATTATGCGGTAGCAAGACGGTTTGACTTCAAGATAAAACTTGATTATTTATTACCAGCTCAAACGTTAAAAATGTTTAAACAGTTTGTTTATTACAGTAGTAAAGTAGCTAGGGAGCAGTTATTGAAACTCAACAACTTAACACCAGGAGATTTTGCTGTAGTCGCCAGAAAATGCTCGTTATTAGGAAAGTTTGATGAAGATACCGTCTTAGCATTATTACAACAAGAGTCAGCTTATAAACAACCTATAGCGAAGCCAATTGGCTTTATTTAA